The Plasmodium sp. gorilla clade G2 genome assembly, contig: PADLG01_00_23, whole genome shotgun sequence genome includes a region encoding these proteins:
- a CDS encoding MSP7-like protein, putative, whose protein sequence is MYSKKILYSSFLFLILLSVIFCSESDTNSYDENVKKNEVFDALNEHLDSISNIVKVNIMDALSENNPSLIKRTYEAVEINDDDYILEYVGDCTGKYGEGSISFDENKKYNYRKYLDVESELQKVKGQDDDDEDEEDEDDDEDDEEDNNKYNDKHNDNDDDNKLYKNNDKYSNQKKDNLKGPHFKQTHYIYASNEDDNETSRLPKKQVHKKDERLNNESKTNLRKQEHKEKSNEYPNNGLSVVQISIVTNEDFLRKVKERNKQKNKKTKKNEYDTDEESESSEDTSKDSYSSDPSTIHDQNENENENEYENQNQNQIKNQIQNQNQNQNCISCKQRSDTNSNLNNDNSKKEQDSHINNVENGSQKNLEKNPCNDHHKHVNQESLSMYSKDNMNRKNDKKNNGDLYNIKKDNDLSEFEKFDKTYYEFFSNGHDPFSIITTSRYENEILNDNYKNYNFNEQEIRLIQSMINTFIYTYKLNYAKNKSISKLFKDKLLKKNFRKYFTSYIYSIFNYGKTHKFIIPYNKDNDHVYRKLFDESVEMMDLLINKMELSFKHLKL, encoded by the coding sequence atgtacagcaaaaaaatattatattcatctttcttatttttaattttattaagtGTAATATTTTGTAGTGAATCAGATACAAATtcatatgatgaaaatgtaaAGAAGAATGAAGTTTTTGATGCTTTAAATGAACATTTAGATAGTATAAGTAATATCGTTAAGGTAAATATTATGGATGCCCTCTCTGAGAATAACCCCTCTCTCATAAAAAGGACATACGAAGCTGTTGaaataaatgatgatgattataTTCTTGAATATGTAGGAGATTGTACTGGCAAATATGGAGAAGGTTCTATCTCTTTTGatgaaaataagaaatacaATTATAGAAAGTATTTAGATGTAGAAAGTGAATTACAAAAAGTGAAAGGTCAAGATGATGACGATGAGGATGAGGaggatgaagatgatgatgaagatgatgaagaggataataataaatataatgataaacataatgataatgatgatgataataaattatataaaaataatgataagtATTCAAATCAGAAAAAAGATAATTTGAAGGGACCACATTTTAAACAaacacattatatatatgcatcCAATGAAGATGATAATGAAACAAGTAGGTTGCCAAAAAAACAAGTACATAAAAAGGATGAAAGATTAAATAATGAATCAAAAACAAATTTAAGAAAACAAGAACATAAAGAAAAATCAAACGAATATCCTAATAATGGATTATCTGTAGTTCAAATATCTATAGTAACTAATGAAGATTTTTTAAGAAAAGTtaaagaaagaaataaacagaaaaataaaaaaacaaaaaaaaatgaatatgataCTGATGAAGAATCAGAAAGTTCAGAGGATACAAGTAAAGATTCGTATTCATCTGATCCATCTACTATTCATgatcaaaatgaaaatgaaaatgaaaatgaatatgaaaatCAAAATCAAAATCAAATTAAAAATCAAATTCAAAATCAAAATCAAAATCAAAATTGCATTTCTTGCAAACAACGTTCAGATACTAAttcaaatttaaataatgataattcaaAGAAGGAACAAGATtctcatattaataatgtagAAAACGGTTCTCAGaaaaatttagaaaaaaatccTTGCAATGATCATCACAAACATGTTAACCAAGAATCATTATCAATGTATTCTAaagataatatgaataggaagaatgataaaaaaaataatggagatctttataatataaaaaaagataatgatCTATCTGAATTCGAAAAATTTGATAAAACATATTAcgaatttttttcaaatggACATGATCCATTctcaataataacaacatctagatatgaaaatgaaatattaaatgataattataaaaactaTAATTTCAATGAACAAGAAATAAGACTTATTCAAAGCATgataaatacatttatttatacatacaaattaaattatgcaaaaaataaatctatatctaaattatttaaagataaattacttaaaaaaaatttccgtaaatattttacaagttatatatattcaatttttaattatggAAAGAcacataaatttataataccttataataaagataatgatCATGTGTATAGAAAATTATTTGATGAATCTGTAGAAATGATGGATCTACTTATAAACAAAATGGAATTATCATTTAAGCAcctgaaattataa
- a CDS encoding MSP7-like protein, putative, translating to MMKGTIFYFFISFFVFFLHTVSSQEESNNTKNYNNEDYKQLEELEKYIDNLRNTVTHKFFENYKDDIQSLKKKIQNIEKKNNNNVTGQDMDDDDEEEDQNSYDENDDEYNDLDIEQKKLLQSNMKSFLGQSGTDNTVPVQETNGQTSDAPAGEAGRENEQSDKAKTAEKAAQNDQPNASSLPSTNEESSSSQNTSDESSGSTTDPKNGEESQKAAVVSNLKNIDKLYDDVLKHLEKENDLKDNTYNNFKNKFDQFILNDFEYKLLKKLILDFFKDDQQDDKTKNKFYDALKKALTNETFSQEFKNVMYGLYSYAKRHSYLRGKDEKVELYNKVYQNAISLLDTMMTKNFESETNEQVPQVQEAKEEKQQEETEAQKKSEQEAKQEPEVEKEEEEEEEEEKEEREETATPTET from the coding sequence ATGATGAAAGgaacaattttttatttttttatatccttttttgtattttttttacacacTGTTTCATCACAGGAAGAGTCAAACAATACAAAGAATTATAACAATGAAGATTATAAACAATTAGaagaattagaaaaatatattgataatttAAGAAATACAGTTACACACAAATTTTTTGAAAACTATAAAGATGATATTcaatcattaaaaaaaaaaattcaaaacattgaaaaaaagaataataataatgtaacaGGTCAAGATAtggatgatgatgatgaagaagaagatcAAAACAgttatgatgaaaatgacgATGAATATAATGATCTTGAtattgaacaaaaaaaattattacaaaGTAATATGAAATCTTTTTTAGGACAGAGTGGAACAGATAATACAGTTCCGGTTCAAGAAACAAATGGACAAACTAGTGATGCTCCAGCAGGTGAAGCAGGTAGAGAAAATGAACAAAGTGATAAAGCTAAAACTGCTGAAAAAGCTGCACAAAATGATCAACCCAACGCATCTTCACTTCCTTCAACAAATGAAGAAAGTTCTTCATCACAAAATACAAGTGACGAATCATCTGGTAGCACAACAGATCCAAAAAATGGTGAAGAATCACAAAAAGCTGCAGTAGTGtctaatttaaaaaatatagataaactTTACGATGATGTTCTAAAACatttagaaaaagaaaatgatttgaaggataatacatataataattttaaaaataaatttgatCAATTTATATTGAATGattttgaatataaattACTTAAGAAACTCATTCttgatttttttaaagatgATCAACAGGatgataaaacaaaaaacaaattcTATGATGCTTTAAAGAAAGCTTTAACAAATGAAACATTTTCTcaagaatttaaaaatgtaATGTATGGTTTATATAGTTATGCTAAACGTCATAGTTATCTAAGAGGAAAAGATGAAAAGGTAGAACTTTACAATAAGGTATATCAAAATGCAATAAGCTTATTAGACACTATGATGACAAAAAATTTTGAGAGCGAAACAAATGAGCAAGTACCACAGGTACAAGAagcaaaagaagaaaaacaaCAAGAAGAAACAGAAGCACAAAAAAAATCCGAACAAGAAGCAAAACAAGAACCAGAAgtagaaaaagaagaagaagaagaagaagaagaggaaaaagaagaaagagAAGAAACAGCAACACCAACAGAAACATAA
- a CDS encoding MSP7-like protein, putative yields MKRQIILFTSLFIFSFNLTWSYEKSNIRSGYYNEENLNNKEKNKTNSLFNEINEDVQNDVEKNLDSEKNVLEGDDLFIGQAGEEGSISPSTGTDTQRSGDSATTNDKNTNGASGLSGSTELREGGTTGELGTGSGPKETQSGQSGLQSGQPGSQASPVPGAASGPQGTQERSAETGQGAVPSVPQQPSPANPSASEQPQAVLESSSQEGTSPQSRTRRSTESDQSSDNGNNTQTPVSTIQNSKNVSTSPQTTQPRNTENNRVNRIPEMKYLDLLYDELLTNSEGKHQVDFGENHEKYNIFRKDYDNFAINQKEYDIIKKLLNSLFTDNDENEKMKKLASIFQKALIDKEFHDQFKNFIDGILGFAKRHSYLGNEKIQNNAAYKAFFQNAVDLLNTL; encoded by the coding sequence atgaaaagacaaattatattgtttacttctttatttattttttcttttaatttaacATGGTCATATGAAAAATCAAATATTAGATCAGGatattataatgaagaaaatttaaACAATAAGGAAAAGAATAAAACTAATTCCTTGTTTAACGAAATTAATGAAGATGTACAAAATGATGTGGAAAAAAATTTAGATAGTGAAAAAAATGTGTTAGAAGGTGATGATTTGTTTATAGGGCAAGCAGGAGAAGAAGGTAGTATAAGTCCTAGTACAGGAACTGATACTCAAAGATCAGGTGATTCAGCAACTACAAATGATAAGAATACAAATGGTGCATCGGGTTTATCGGGAAGTACAGAACTCCGTGAAGGTGGAACAACAGGAGAATTAGGAACAGGGTCAGGACCAAAGGAAACACAATCAGGGCAATCAGGACTACAATCAGGACAACCAGGATCACAAGCATCACCAGTACCAGGAGCAGCATCAGGACCACAGGGAACACAAGAAAGGTCAGCAGAAACAGGACAAGGTGCAGTACCAAGTGTACCACAACAGCCTAGTCCCGCAAATCCATCAGCATCTGAACAACCACAAGCAGTATTGGAATCATCAAGTCAAGAAGGAACATCACCCCAATCACGAACAAGAAGATCAACTGAATCGGATCAATCGTCAGATAATGGAAATAATACCCAAACTCCTGTTAGTACAATTCAAAATTCTAAGAATGTTAGCACATCTCCTCAAACGACACAACCTCGTAATACTGAAAATAATAGAGTAAATAGAATCCCagaaatgaaatatttagATCTCCTTTATGATGAACTTCTTACAAATAGCGAAGGAAAACATCAAGTTGATTTTGGAGAAAATCacgaaaaatataatatttttagaaaGGACTATGATAATTTTGCCATTAATCAAAAAGAGTATGATATAATTAAGAAACTTCTTAATTCTCTTTTTACagataatgatgaaaatgaaaaaatgaaaaagctAGCTAGTATCTTTCAAAAAGCATTAATTGACAAGGAATTCCATGATCAATTTAAAAACTTTATTGATGGTATTTTGGGATTTGCAAAACGTCACAGTTACTtaggaaatgaaaaaatcCAAAACAATGCTGCATATAAAGCATTCTTTCAAAATGCAGTGGATTTATTAAATAcactttaa
- a CDS encoding MSP7-like protein, putative, with the protein MKGTRHITIFIFCAFLLLLNYATTSQSVNYDNEKKQINNLKERLENVSSDIPEDLKNHLKDTLNLYNNSLDEAQNSSLGQPNISTLTQGNENNTLGFSSNNNLTNQNVATELNEQECQSIKKIIKDLLNASTNGEDINTPFSTLFKNALDNDELRTSITKLTEALCGHTTNSHNNLRGASQNDSDYLHSVFDKALTHLDSLQ; encoded by the coding sequence atGAAAGGAACAAGACatattacaatatttatattttgtgcaTTTTTATTGTTACTAAATTATGCAACAACTAGCCAATCAGTCaattatgataatgaaaaaaaacaaataaataacttGAAAGAAAGATTAGAAAATGTAAGCAGTGATATTCCAGAGGATCTTAAAAATCACCTAAAAGAtactttaaatttatataataattcccTTGATGAAGCACAAAACAGTTCATTAGGTCAACCAAATATTTCTACTTTAACACAAggtaatgaaaataatacttTAGGTTtcagtagtaataataatttaacaaATCAAAATGTTGCAACAGAATTAAATGAACAAGAATGTCaatcaataaaaaaaattattaaagatCTTTTGAATGCTTCTACAAATGGAGAAGATATTAATACTCCTTTCTCTacactttttaaaaatgcaTTAGACAATGATGAATTACGTACTAGTATCACTAAATTAACAGAAGCACTATGTGGACATACAACAAATagtcataataatttaagaGGAGCTAGCCAAAATGATTCAGACTATTTACATTCAGTATTTGATAAGGCACTTACTCATTTGGATAGcttacaataa
- a CDS encoding MSP7-like protein, putative produces MKGQLIYIVSVFVFFLNCVWCNSKNNNKRRNYKKKEDLKNFDNIVLDDFYSSFDSQHNYENKLKKNEDDIIGQGIFSLISKNNQEKEKTLKGETEENKPTETEVQGEQNTEDAQSAQAEEGTQADDQGAQLAQPKQGTQAEQAEQADQADQSPKADEPVQKPAEEKDTKSPVPPSQQNGDSNNNTSHLNTPTVKRLDEIFDDVLTQLNKKSQVDTDANKDKYNEFKKEFDMFTMNVTEYEIIKKLLVTFSETIDKNNQIETKIEHIFNKALTDNKYKEQFKNFIYGLYSFTKRHNYITVNKTDETTVHKALFENALNLINTI; encoded by the coding sequence atgaagGGACAATTAATTTATATCGTTTCtgtttttgtattttttctcAATTGTGTGTGGTGCAATtcaaagaataataataaacgaagaaattataagaaaaaagaagacttaaaaaattttgataatattgTTCTTGATGATTTTTATTCATCATTTGATTCCCAacataattatgaaaataaattaaaaaaaaatgaagatgataTTATTGGACAAGGTATCTTTTCACTTATaagtaaaaataatcaagaaaaggaaaagacACTAAAAGGGGAAacagaagaaaataaaccTACAGAAACGGAAGTCCAAGGTGAACAAAATACTGAAGATGCTCAAAGTGCTCAAGCTGAAGAAGGTACTCAAGCGGATGACCAAGGTGCTCAACTTGCTCAACCTAAACAAGGTACTCAAGCTGAACAAGCTGAACAAGCTGATCAAGCTGATCAATCTCCTAAAGCGGATGAACCAGTTCAAAAACCAGCAGAAGAGAAAGACACAAAATCACCAGTTCCTCCTTCACAACAAAATGGAgattctaataataatacatcacACTTAAATACACCAACCGTTAAACGCTTGGATGAAATTTTCGATGATGTTCTTAcacaattaaataaaaaatctcAAGTTGACACTGATgcaaataaagataaatataatgaatttaaaaaagagTTTGATATGTTTACTATGAATGTAACTgaatatgaaataattaaaaaattacttGTTACATTCTCAGAGACgattgataaaaataatcaaattGAAACAAAAAtagaacatatatttaataaagcTTTAactgataataaatataaagaacaaTTTAAAAACTTTATTTACGGATTATATAGCTTTACTAAAagacataattatataacagTTAATAAAACTGATGAAACAACAGTTCATAAGGCTTTATTTGAAAATGCtcttaatttaataaatactatttag
- a CDS encoding MSP7-like protein yields the protein MKGTIISLSFFIFFMTHFIFCDENAFPEEIFEYDKDLELEKIKEKLKNLNDIIVDKLIEYFQDNIDVLIAIIQELEKEKEYKLAEEKKRGIINNDLLNNKNINKFKGQGFLSSTWKQIKGESEENPSNLQISSKDQTLQSSETNNLNEENPPDQSVTTNSSVVKNTVSNTNTNDANTKSVIKYLDNAYDEILKEMNLSNDADKEIYRSKFDRFKQGFENLVLNQNEYELIKRLILTFSNQDETGSEKKNHIINMLKKALEEEKFSQEFKNFIYGIYAYAKKHNYLKLIDSNKDIYKKVFENATNLLDTLQMKIKTVP from the coding sequence ATGAAAGGAACAATTATATCTCtttcatttttcattttctttatgactcattttatattttgtgacGAAAATGCATTCCCTGAAGAAATATTTGAATATGACAAAGATTTggaattagaaaaaataaaagaaaaattaaaaaacttaaatgatattatagTAGACAAATTGATAGAATACTTTCAAGATAATATTGATGTATTGATAGCAATCATTCAAgaattagaaaaagaaaaagaatataaattagcagaagaaaaaaaaaggggaataataaataatgatctTTTAAACAATaagaatattaataaatttaaaggaCAAGGCTTTTTGAGTTCTACATGGAAACAAATTAAAGGAGAGTCTGAAGAGAATCCTAGTAACCTACAAATATCTTCAAAAGATCAAACGTTACAATCAAGTGaaacaaataatttaaatgaagaaaatccTCCTGATCAATCAGTTACAACAAATTCATCTGTAGTAAAAAACACTGTGTCAAATACAAATACAAATGATGCTAATACAAAATCTGTAATTAAATACTTAGATAATGCTTATGATGAAATCCTTAAAGAAATGAATCTATCGAATGATGCAGATAAGGAAATATATCGTAGTAAGTTTGATAGGTTCAAACAAGGATTTGAAAATTTAGTTCTTAATCAAAATGAATATGAACTTATTAAGAGACTCATTCTTACTTTTTCTAATCAAGATGAAACAGgtagtgaaaaaaaaaatcatataataaatatgctCAAAAAAGCTTTAGAAGAAGAGAAATTTAGTcaagaatttaaaaattttatttatggtATTTATGCATATGCCAAGaaacataattatttaaaacttATAGATTCTAATAAggacatatataaaaaggttTTTGAAAATGCAACCAACTTATTAGATACCTTACAAATGAAAATTAAAACAGTTCCTTGA